A single Gambusia affinis linkage group LG20, SWU_Gaff_1.0, whole genome shotgun sequence DNA region contains:
- the fshr gene encoding follicle-stimulating hormone receptor isoform X1 — MVANVLIMLMIKMAAASMPGSETDLIHGYGAGFPELIQNSCHPVGFGVRAIPPNISSNTWCLVVKQTQIIEIQQRSFAKLHHLRKLFILQNNILQSIGASAFAGLPRLSDVCISENLSLETIKAFAFSDLPELAEIEITKSKHLRSIHPDAFRNIVNLRRLTISNTGLRIFPDLSKIQSAARGFLFDLQDNINIEIVPANAFRGLCTKPIEEIRLTRNGIKEVASDAFNGTKMYRLLLSGNKQLAHISPNAFVGSSELVVLDVSQTAVSSLPDSILGGLKKLLAESAYRLKELPIVQRYTKLHIAKLTYSSHCCAFKNMHRNRSRWTSLCSHPEAKTIPAFFREHCSNSTSVSCSPTPDNFNPCEDIMSPILLRILIWIISVLALLGNAVVLLVLLGSRSKLTVPRFLMCHLAFADLCMGIYLLVIATVDMLTHGRYYNHAIDWQTGFGCKAAGFFTVFASELSVFTLTAITVERWHTITNAMRLDRKLRLRHACIIMTTGWSFSLLAALLPTVGVSSYSKVSICLPMDVESMVSQVYVVSLLVLNILAFFCVCGCYLSIYLTYRKPSSAPAHADTRVAQRMAVLIFTDFVCMAPISFFAVSAALKLPLITVSDAKLLLVLFYPINSCSNPFLYAFFTHTFRRDFFLLAARFGLFKTQAQIYRTETSSCQQPTWTSPKSSRVIYSLANTLSLDGKQEF; from the exons GGTAGTGAAGCAGACGCAGATCATAGAGATTCAGCAGCGTTCCTTCGCCAAGCTGCATCACCTGAGAAAGCT TTTCATCCTGCAGAACAACATCCTGCAGAGCATCGGTGCATCTGCCTTTGCCGGTCTGCCTCGGCTCTCTGACGT ATGCATTTCTGAAAATCTCTCTTTAGAGACAATAAAAGCTTTCGCTTTCTCCGATCTCCCAGAGCTCGCTGAAAT AGAGATAACCAAATCCAAACACCTGAGATCCATTCATCCAGATGCTTTCAGGAACATCGTGAACCTTCGGCGTCT AACTATCTCCAACACCGGGCTGCGAATTTTTCCAGACCTCTCCAAGATCCAGTCTGCAGCCCGAGGTTTTCTGTT TGACCTCCAGGACAACATCAACATAGAAATTGTCCCTGCCAATGCCTTCAGAGGCCTCTGCACAAAACCAATCGAGGAAAT ACGGCTCACCAGAAATGGCATCAAGGAGGTGGCGAGTGACGCCTTCAACGGAACAAAGATGTACAGATT GCTCCTGAGTGGAAACAAGCAGCTTGCTCACATCAGCCCCAATGCCTTTGTGGGTTCCAGTGAGTTGGTGGTGCT TGACGTCTCTCAGACGGCTGTCAGCTCTCTGCCGGACTCCATCCTTGGCGGTCTGAAGAAGCTGTTGGCAGAATCTGCTTATCGCCTCAAAGAGCTTCCTATTGTACAGCGCTACACAAAACTCCACATAGCCAAACTGACATATTCTTCACACTGCTGCGCCTTCAAAAACATGCACAGAAACAG ATCGAGGTGGACCTCTCTGTGTAGCCACCCTGAGGCGAAAACCATCCCGGCCTTCTTCAGGGAGCACTGTTCTAACTCCACCTCCGTCTCCTGCAGCCCAACACCTGACAACTTTAATCCGTGTGAGGACATAATGTCCCCCATCCTCCTGCGGATCCTCATCTGGATCATCTCTGTCCTTGCACTGCTTGGCAATGCAGTGGTTCTACTGGTGCTGTTAG GCAGTCGCTCCAAGTTGACGGTTCCTCGTTTTCTCATGTGCCACTTGGCCTTCGCTGACCTCTGCATGGGCATTTACCTGCTAGTGATCGCCACCGTCGACATGCTCACTCACGGCCGCTACTACAACCACGCCATTGACTGGCAGACGGGCTTCGGCTGCAAAGCTGCAGGGTTTTtcacg GTGTTTGCCAGTGAGCTGTCAGTTTTCACACTAACAGCCATTACTGTGGAGCGCTGGCACACCATCACCAACGCTATGCGGCTCGACCGCAAACTTCGCCTGAGGCACGCCTGCATCATCATGACAACTGGGTGGAGCTTCTCCTTGCTGGCTGCATTGCTGCCCACAGTGGGTGTCAGCAGCTACAGCAAA GTGAGTATCTGCCTGCCAATGGATGTGGAGTCCATGGTTTCCCAGGTCTACGTTGTTTCTCTACTGGTCCTTAACATCCTGGCCTTCTTCTGCGTTTGCGGTTGTTACCTCAGCATCTACTTGACCTACCGCAAACCCTCGTCAGCGCCTGCGCATGCCGACACCCGAGTGGCTCAACGCATGGCTGTGCTCATCTTCACCGACTTTGTCTGCATGGCGCCTATCTCCTTCTTCGCTGTCTCCGCCGCCCTCAAGCTCCCTCTCATCACTGTCTCAGACGCCAAGCTCCTGCTGGTTCTTTTTTACCCCATCAACTCATGCTCAAACCCCTTCCTGTACGCCTTCTTCACCCACACCTTCCGACGGGATTTTTTCCTCCTCGCAGCTCGCTTCGGCCTGTTCAAGACCCAAGCCCAAATTTACCGGACAGAGACTTCGTCCTGCCAGCAGCCGACGTGGACCTCGCCGAAGAGCAGCCGTGTCATTTACTCCTTGGCCAACACGTTGAGTCTGGATGGGAAACAGGAGTTCTGA
- the fshr gene encoding follicle-stimulating hormone receptor isoform X2, which produces MVANVLIMLMIKMAAASMPGSETDLIHGYGAGFPELIQNSCHPVGFGVRAIPPNISSNTWCLFILQNNILQSIGASAFAGLPRLSDVCISENLSLETIKAFAFSDLPELAEIEITKSKHLRSIHPDAFRNIVNLRRLTISNTGLRIFPDLSKIQSAARGFLFDLQDNINIEIVPANAFRGLCTKPIEEIRLTRNGIKEVASDAFNGTKMYRLLLSGNKQLAHISPNAFVGSSELVVLDVSQTAVSSLPDSILGGLKKLLAESAYRLKELPIVQRYTKLHIAKLTYSSHCCAFKNMHRNRSRWTSLCSHPEAKTIPAFFREHCSNSTSVSCSPTPDNFNPCEDIMSPILLRILIWIISVLALLGNAVVLLVLLGSRSKLTVPRFLMCHLAFADLCMGIYLLVIATVDMLTHGRYYNHAIDWQTGFGCKAAGFFTVFASELSVFTLTAITVERWHTITNAMRLDRKLRLRHACIIMTTGWSFSLLAALLPTVGVSSYSKVSICLPMDVESMVSQVYVVSLLVLNILAFFCVCGCYLSIYLTYRKPSSAPAHADTRVAQRMAVLIFTDFVCMAPISFFAVSAALKLPLITVSDAKLLLVLFYPINSCSNPFLYAFFTHTFRRDFFLLAARFGLFKTQAQIYRTETSSCQQPTWTSPKSSRVIYSLANTLSLDGKQEF; this is translated from the exons TTTCATCCTGCAGAACAACATCCTGCAGAGCATCGGTGCATCTGCCTTTGCCGGTCTGCCTCGGCTCTCTGACGT ATGCATTTCTGAAAATCTCTCTTTAGAGACAATAAAAGCTTTCGCTTTCTCCGATCTCCCAGAGCTCGCTGAAAT AGAGATAACCAAATCCAAACACCTGAGATCCATTCATCCAGATGCTTTCAGGAACATCGTGAACCTTCGGCGTCT AACTATCTCCAACACCGGGCTGCGAATTTTTCCAGACCTCTCCAAGATCCAGTCTGCAGCCCGAGGTTTTCTGTT TGACCTCCAGGACAACATCAACATAGAAATTGTCCCTGCCAATGCCTTCAGAGGCCTCTGCACAAAACCAATCGAGGAAAT ACGGCTCACCAGAAATGGCATCAAGGAGGTGGCGAGTGACGCCTTCAACGGAACAAAGATGTACAGATT GCTCCTGAGTGGAAACAAGCAGCTTGCTCACATCAGCCCCAATGCCTTTGTGGGTTCCAGTGAGTTGGTGGTGCT TGACGTCTCTCAGACGGCTGTCAGCTCTCTGCCGGACTCCATCCTTGGCGGTCTGAAGAAGCTGTTGGCAGAATCTGCTTATCGCCTCAAAGAGCTTCCTATTGTACAGCGCTACACAAAACTCCACATAGCCAAACTGACATATTCTTCACACTGCTGCGCCTTCAAAAACATGCACAGAAACAG ATCGAGGTGGACCTCTCTGTGTAGCCACCCTGAGGCGAAAACCATCCCGGCCTTCTTCAGGGAGCACTGTTCTAACTCCACCTCCGTCTCCTGCAGCCCAACACCTGACAACTTTAATCCGTGTGAGGACATAATGTCCCCCATCCTCCTGCGGATCCTCATCTGGATCATCTCTGTCCTTGCACTGCTTGGCAATGCAGTGGTTCTACTGGTGCTGTTAG GCAGTCGCTCCAAGTTGACGGTTCCTCGTTTTCTCATGTGCCACTTGGCCTTCGCTGACCTCTGCATGGGCATTTACCTGCTAGTGATCGCCACCGTCGACATGCTCACTCACGGCCGCTACTACAACCACGCCATTGACTGGCAGACGGGCTTCGGCTGCAAAGCTGCAGGGTTTTtcacg GTGTTTGCCAGTGAGCTGTCAGTTTTCACACTAACAGCCATTACTGTGGAGCGCTGGCACACCATCACCAACGCTATGCGGCTCGACCGCAAACTTCGCCTGAGGCACGCCTGCATCATCATGACAACTGGGTGGAGCTTCTCCTTGCTGGCTGCATTGCTGCCCACAGTGGGTGTCAGCAGCTACAGCAAA GTGAGTATCTGCCTGCCAATGGATGTGGAGTCCATGGTTTCCCAGGTCTACGTTGTTTCTCTACTGGTCCTTAACATCCTGGCCTTCTTCTGCGTTTGCGGTTGTTACCTCAGCATCTACTTGACCTACCGCAAACCCTCGTCAGCGCCTGCGCATGCCGACACCCGAGTGGCTCAACGCATGGCTGTGCTCATCTTCACCGACTTTGTCTGCATGGCGCCTATCTCCTTCTTCGCTGTCTCCGCCGCCCTCAAGCTCCCTCTCATCACTGTCTCAGACGCCAAGCTCCTGCTGGTTCTTTTTTACCCCATCAACTCATGCTCAAACCCCTTCCTGTACGCCTTCTTCACCCACACCTTCCGACGGGATTTTTTCCTCCTCGCAGCTCGCTTCGGCCTGTTCAAGACCCAAGCCCAAATTTACCGGACAGAGACTTCGTCCTGCCAGCAGCCGACGTGGACCTCGCCGAAGAGCAGCCGTGTCATTTACTCCTTGGCCAACACGTTGAGTCTGGATGGGAAACAGGAGTTCTGA